Proteins from one Dermacentor variabilis isolate Ectoservices chromosome 1, ASM5094787v1, whole genome shotgun sequence genomic window:
- the LOC142564732 gene encoding cleavage and polyadenylation specificity factor subunit 4-like gives MEEIVGKVGNVVFELEMALEQQLGALPLPFPGMDKSGAAVCCFYVQGNCSKASACPFRHVKGDRTVVCKHWLRGLCKKGDQCEFLHEFDMTKMPECYFYSRFNACSNKECPFLHIDPEAKIKDCPWYDRGFCRHGPNCRHRHTRRVMCINYLCGFCPDGPECKFMHPKFDLPIQDPAQQAKKANIVCHYCGEAGHKAISCHKMPAELREEQQHTRMQFHNHYGGMHRRDHDDGGGANAGGQRGFRPLDQVTCYKCGEKGHYANKCPKGHLAFLSSALQNTPNV, from the coding sequence ATGGAGGAAATAGTGGGCAAAGTAGGAAATGTTGTCTTCGAGCTGGAGATGGCCCTGGAGCAACAACTCGGCGCGCTGCCGCTACCGTTCCCTGGTATGGACAAGTCCGGAGCAGCCGTGTGCTGCTTTTACGTGCAGGGAAACTGTAGCAAAGCATCTGCATGCCCTTTTAGGCATGTTAAAGGGGACCGAACAGTGGTCTGTAAGCACTGGTTGCGAGGTCTTTGCAAGAAAGGCGATCAATGCGAGTTTCTCCACGAGTTCGACATGACGAAAATGCCAGAGTGCTACTTCTATTCGCGTTTCAACGCGTGTAGTAACAAAGAGTGTCCATTTCTGCACATAGATCCCGAAGCGAAAATCAAAGATTGTCCTTGGTATGACCGAGGCTTTTGTCGGCACGGCCCGAACTGTCGCCATCGACACACACGACGCGTCATGTGCATTAACTACCTTTGCGGATTTTGTCCCGATGGACCTGAGTGCAAATTTATGCATCCGAAGTTTGACTTACCCATTCAGGATCCAGCACAGCAAGCGAAGAAGGCCAACATTGTATGCCATTATTGCGGTGAGGCAGGACATAAAGCAATATCCTGCCACAAAATGCCGGCTGAACTGCGGGAAGAACAGCAGCACACTCGTATGCAGTTCCACAATCACTATGGTGGAATGCACCGACGTGATCACGACGACGGCGGGGGCGCGAACGCTGGTGGACAACGAGGCTTTAGACCACTGGATCAAGTTACTTGCTACAAGTGTGGGGAGAAAGGACATTATGCCAACAAATGCCCGAAGGGACATTTAGCTTTCCTTAGCAGTGCACTTCAAAACACACCGAACGTGTAG